AAATGAAATTGACAAAATTAATTAAATATTTAGATAAAAAATTCCCTAGTAGTAAAGCTTATGAGTGAGATAATGTAGGAATTCAAAAATTTAATAGAAAAGTCGTAGATTTAGATAAAGAAATTTTGAATGTATTAATAACAATGGATTTAAACAAAATGTCTCTTGATAGAATTAAAAACAATAAAATTGATTTTATTATTACAAGACATCCGTTTATTTTTAATGATTTAAATAAGGAAAAGGAAAATCCTTTTAAAAAAGAATTAATCAAATTTTTAACAAAGCAAAATATATATGTATTTTCAATTCATACAAATTATGATATTTGTGGATACAATGCTTTTGTTGAAGAACTTTCAAAGCAATTTAGTATTAAAAAAGCAAAATTCCCATTATTGCATAAAGAATACCTAGAAGTTAATTTAAGTAAAGAAATAACTAATAATGAATTAATTGAAAGCTTAAAAAAGATTTTTAATACTAAAACAATTCAAATAAACAACAATGATCAATTTAAAACATCTAAGTTTTTTATTAATCAAGGAAGTGGAGCTAGTTCAATAGTTTCAAAGCAAATAAAAGATTCTGTTTTTATAACAGGAGAGGCTAAATGAAGTGATTGAATTTATGCAAATGATAATAATGTTACACTAATTGTTGTAGGACATTATATGGAAAACTATTTCATTAACGATATTGAAGCAAGACTATCAAATAATTTTAAGGATTTAAAAATAGAGAAAATAGATATAAAGGAACAATACTATGTCAAATAATAACGAAATAAAGTTTAGTGATTTTGGTTTCAAAAAATATATTAATGATACTTTAAAAGATATAAATTTTGAAACACCAACAAGAATACAAACAGAAATAATACCACTAATTAAGAAACATCAAAATGTTATTGCTCTTTCTCATACTGGTACAGGAAAAACACATGCGTTTTTGCTGCCTATTTTAAATAACTTAAAATTTGATCAAGACAAAAAAAATGTTCAAGCTTTAATCATTGCTCCAACAAGAGAACTTGCTAAACAAATTTATGATAATGTCAGACCATTTATAAAAAATGAGCCTCAACTTAAAGTTGACTTATTTATTGGTGGAGAAGATATTAATAAGCAAATTGAATCTTTAGGTAAAAGACAACCAACAATTGCTGTTGGTACTCCGACAAGAATTAAAGAACTATATGAGCAAAACCATTTAAAGGCAACAACATCAGATTACATCATTATTGATGAGTGCGATATGATTTTTGATTTAGGATTTATTGAAGATGTTGATTTTGTTGTATCAAAAGCTAAACAAAATGTTAACTTGTCAATGTTCAGTGCAACAATACCTGAACAATTAAGACCTTTTGTTACTAAATATGCAAGAAATGCTCACTTTATCGATGTAACTGAAAAGAATGTATCAAACAAAAACATTAAACATGTTTTAATTGATACCAAAAATAAGGAAATAGAGCCAGTTTTA
The Mesoplasma entomophilum DNA segment above includes these coding regions:
- a CDS encoding DEAD/DEAH box helicase; protein product: MKFSDFGFKKYINDTLKDINFETPTRIQTEIIPLIKKHQNVIALSHTGTGKTHAFLLPILNNLKFDQDKKNVQALIIAPTRELAKQIYDNVRPFIKNEPQLKVDLFIGGEDINKQIESLGKRQPTIAVGTPTRIKELYEQNHLKATTSDYIIIDECDMIFDLGFIEDVDFVVSKAKQNVNLSMFSATIPEQLRPFVTKYARNAHFIDVTEKNVSNKNIKHVLIDTKNKEIEPVLTNVLSSINPYLCLIFSNHKDDIPRYVKLIREITGQNVGELHGDLQPRTRMNMLKKIKNNEFKFVVATDVAARGVDIIGVSHVISIDLPTDLSYYIHRSGRTGRSKMTGESYVLFNVKNQERIEALEKIGIEFVRLRMDNNQLIEIRSKNKKKAKHYEDLDTDSKKVIAKYSNQKVKPGYKKKRKRELDEITRKKRREHIKQSIDKIKKEKYRKRREELFD
- a CDS encoding Nif3-like dinuclear metal center hexameric protein; this translates as MKLTKLIKYLDKKFPSSKAYEWDNVGIQKFNRKVVDLDKEILNVLITMDLNKMSLDRIKNNKIDFIITRHPFIFNDLNKEKENPFKKELIKFLTKQNIYVFSIHTNYDICGYNAFVEELSKQFSIKKAKFPLLHKEYLEVNLSKEITNNELIESLKKIFNTKTIQINNNDQFKTSKFFINQGSGASSIVSKQIKDSVFITGEAKWSDWIYANDNNVTLIVVGHYMENYFINDIEARLSNNFKDLKIEKIDIKEQYYVK